AAATCAAACTAGTTAGTGTGTTGGATTGGATTGGTGCTTTAATCATTAAATGCAGCAAAATTGTGTTCGAATCAATAGAGTAAGTTTGAAAGCCACATGCACCACTCGTCCTCCACTCACCGGCTTTGAAAAAGATAAATACTCACAAATTGTGTTTGACTCAGCTAAATGTAAAAATAGTCGAGAGATTCAAACACTCTAGACCATAAGGATATCTAATCTAATTTTAATAGATGGTTGATCAATTAATTGACAAAACAATCTTGATTTCCAGTCATAAACGTTGTTTAAAACCAAAAAAGAACATTCACAAAATACCAAATAAAACATCAGATCACAAAACCGAAGGCCGTTTAAAATTAAATAAGAACATTCGCAAAATACCAAATAAAACATCAGATCACAAGCCTCGGTTCAGCAATGGCTTGAACCGAAGCTACATCAGTCCCTACGATGTCGTTTGGCCCGAAGCAAATAAAACATCAGATCACCAGCAAACCCAACAAAATCGGAGGTGAACGAACGGTACCAACTTCTCGCCGCCGTGAGAGATGGAAGCGGCTTGCTCTCCCTTCAAGGTAGGCTCTGTCCTGTTGCACCTTTCATTCCATTAATGGATGCTGTTCTCAtccttgagagagagagagagagagagagagagagagagaagaggagGAGGAGGAACTAGAAAGAGCCGTCAAATTGGTGCATCGAGTTGCAGCAATTTCGTTTCACAAAGAAACCCGTAATCTCTCTTGGGTTATACTTGGAAGTAAAAATGGATTGCTAAGCTTTGTATTGTGCAGATAATCTTGGGCTCTTCTTCGATAGCCCGGAGGAAAATATTGGCTGAAATGGGGTATGAATTCACCATCATGGTAAGATTGTCTCTCATTgactttgttgttgttattgtgattCGTTGGTATTGTTTGGAAATTTGTTTTAGCTTTCATTTGTTAGTTAGACTGCAGATATTGATGAGAAATCAATCCGGAAGGATAAGCCGGAGGAGTTGGTGATGGCTCTGGCCGAGGCTAAGGTGACGTGATTCTTCAAATGTTGAATTGGCCAATTATGTGCTGTTTGATTACTGAGAATGTTATGGATGTGTCATCATTATACTCCCTAAGATTTAATAGTCAAGCTACAGTGATGAAGTGATTCTTCAGTTTAACATAGCATAATATTTAAGGGGAGGTTCTTAGTCCTCAGCCTTGCCTAAATTCCAGTTTCTGGTTCTTTTGCATAGGAATGAATTAGTGTAGTTTGGGTTTGTGATCTGTTCCATTGATTGCGTTGGAGTTTCATCACAGGCCAATGCTATCACATCCAAAGTACAACGGATAAATAGCCAAGAGAAGGATTCTGAACCAATAATTTTGATTGCAGCAGACACAGTACATCTTTCCTACACTTGTTGTCAAATTTCCTTATATGAATCCTTTCAATTGGTCAACTACCTAGCGCCATCTATGGATTTTGAGGATACATTGATTTATTACTAtataacttaatattagttttcaCCCTCTTTTCTTTTCACGCTTTGATGGTTCACAGCTTTTGAGATTAATTTTTCTTCTAATAAACAAGTTGTTTAGGAGACTGGAAGTAGGAATTAACCCCCTTGACCTTGGATGTCGATAAGGGAGGACAGAACGGGCCAATTGTTTTTCCTGAAAGCTGAGATGTACCCTGGCAAGGTGAAACCATCATACAGTCTTTTTTATCTATTTGAGGTCTCTTCGAAATGCCATGGCCTGAGTTGCATTCTGAACCTTTTGACCTCATACAAAAATAATAAGCAAATCCTTTCCTTGAACAAATTAACTACAGATTGTACTCTGGTCTGTGGACTGGACACCTGGTTATAGGAATTCTTTGGCCGTGAATGTCCTGGTTACTCTCTTATGATCACAAGCTGCAACCAGTGCTGAATGATATTGACATTGGGTATAGTTGATTGCGTAAATATGTTGCATTTTTTAGATGGCAGTTCGGTGATCTCACTAAAGTTGAATGATTTGTTTGTCATTATGCTTCGATTATATTGGCGATCGCAGTGTGATGTAACTCAGGTGCTTACTTCCTTTCGTGGAACCTCTTGTCAGGCAGAGGCCATCTCTCAGAAGATACCTCTTGGTGACTACATTAAGGATGCTGATCCCACATTACTTATAACTTCGGATCAAGTAAAAGTCCTTTTTTTGTTATTGTGTTGTATATTTGACCAACTCATTTAATGTCGATATTTGGTCTGTCTACAATATTAGAAGAACTTATACATTCACATATTATTTGGAAATTTTGTTGAGTAACTATCTATTAATTTCCTTAAAGCACCTTGTATCCTCAAACATAGATGGCTGTCCTGGGTGGTGATAAAACATATTCTTTTCCTTAAGTGGAAATTCTTCTCTAGAAACAGCCTGCTTTGTGTTTTTTTTCTTACTGTGAATTTGATCTGGAGGTGGTTGTCTATGGAGATGCTGTTAGGGAAAAACCATCCAGTAAGGAAGAAGCACGAGAATTTTTGAAAGGTTTGCTTACAATGTTTCAATCCACTTCATCATTGATGCCCTTTTCCATGACCATATAATCTAAACCAATAGGTTGCAGGATATTCTGGTGGACATGCTGCAACTGTTGGATCTGTTTCTTGTTTTGAATCTCAAAACTGGAAGTAGAAAAGGGAATGGATCGTGTGGAGGTACTTTCTCTCTCCTTCTCATGGAGAAAGAAATGTAGGCAATTCTGATTTGAGTGTTTCAACCAGTATTTAGTAACCCAGACCCCGATTCAACTAGCTATAGATGCAGCTTATGATATGGTTTTTTTGGCTGCTTCTGATCGCTTCACAGATGCTGAACACCATTATGGTTAGATCTCCAGTACAGTATGGAAACATTAATTTTGACCTTATGATTTTGGGCCAACAGGGTATGAAGTTTTTTTGAAGCTGAACAAGTGACAAGTTTCTGTTATCCAAATGGCGGGCTAACTAAGTCTACAATTTGTATTACTGTTGATGCAACTTTTTGATTGAGCTAATATTATTATAGAAGCAGTTGTCTGCTGATTTCCTGCTAAAAACTTCTTGTAAGCATGTGTAGACTCATTGTGTAATGTGTTGCTTCACTGTGCTTTATTTACTGCCTGATGTTGATCAAGATTACTTTGGAGGTCTAGGTTTTGATCTTCTGCTGGTGACTGGAGAGATCTCTGGGTTATTTTATGTCAAATTGTGTTTGTTGTATAAAAATAGAGCAAGCTTTCAATCTGATTTTTTTGCAATTTTACAAGAGTAAATTATAGAGCTCTTTGAGTCAACAGTACTCAAGCTTCTTTAGAAGCTCCTGCTATTTCATCATTTTTCTTTAAAATGAAATTGTTGCTCCAGTATGTGCTACTGAAACTTGTTTCCCGCATTGTGAAGTGAGAAGGGCCTGTGTTGTTCTGTGAAATGTTAGGGATTTCATTTAGCTTGTGTTTCTTCAATGGTGATCTTTATGATGTTGATAGAGTTATACACAAAAGTTAAATTTGTAGTCCCACAATGATAAACTATTTTAACAATTTTGTGATACTGCACTGCAGATCTTCTTTCATGAAATACCAGATGAGATCATTGAGAAAATGGTGAAGAATATTCCCTTCTTTTTGTAACGTTATCCTTTCATCTGACCAAATCTTGGTTTGTGATTACATGGCGAGCTAATAAGATTCATATTCTCTTGTTGTACAGTAGAGGAAGGAATTGTGCTTAATGTTGCTGGGGACTAATTATTGAACATCCATTGATATTGCCTTACGTGAAGCAAGTGGTTGGTTTACTTATCTCTGTAATTTAACAATTGCACAGCAATGTCACAATAATGTTGTGGCATCACCATTCATAATACACAATACAAGAGGCAAGAGATTAATTAAGATATGATAAGTGCAATTTCAATGGATCCTTCACAACTTATTTTGGTTAGTTTTGTTTTGTGGTTTTCCTTAACTATAGTCCATCAGCTCTGTAGAAATCAAGCACTGTATGGTTGTAGACTTCTAGATTTGGAGAATGCAATAGTTTGCTTCTTTCTTAGGTAGTGCTTCATCGTTCAGAGATCATTATGAAACTGTTGGCTAACTGTTACACTGTTCAAAAGAAAAAGGATGAAGGGAGGCTGGTCTTGATTGTTAAAATGCCCAGATAAATCTGTCTATAATACATGCATTGCTTTTAATTTCTTTAATCTTCATGTTTGAAGTACACAACCCTGAGTTGCTGGCTTCCGAAGACTAAGTGATGGTTTTGCATGCATTTAGTCTAGTCTGCTTATGAAGTTCATCTTCATCTCTACAGCAGGCTAACACTACTAGCTGGTGATGTTCGTTTGCAGGTAGGAACAACTGATAGCGTCATGGGACTCCCCAAAGCTCTCACCGAGAAACTCATTAAGGAAGTGTTGTGAATCCGATCACAACACTTTCTATTGACCTTCCTTATATTGATGTTTCCTTAAAGATGCTACTGTTGGTCTCTTATGAGAATGGTTGTCAGCTCAATTACCTAAAAGGCTAAAACTACATTGCACCAACTCCAACTTTAAACTTGGTGGTTTGCTTTCCTTGCTTTTTGGTTTCTCTTATGTTGGAAGACACTGTTACCTCGCCACATTCTTCAGTTATATGTAGAATATGATATTGAGACACATCCTAATCATTGTCTAGCTCTAGGCTCACAAGTTCTATCTGGTTCACGGTTGAATAAATTCCTCAATCCGAGAATATTCAgtatgttgtttttttttttttttggtcgaaTTGGTATGTTGGGTGGACATAGTTAAAATATGAAGAGACTCCAGTAATGTGGAGGTGTCAAATTAGACCACTTGCCTTCCTCCTCAAGATTTCAATAAATTTCATTTATAAATGACTCCAAAGTAGCCTACACAAAAATCTCAGGACCGACTCAGATAGAAAATATGGTGCCTTTTTTCGGACATTTGAAGGCCGTTGAAACCAGGTTTCAGCAAAAGGAGTCTTTCACGTTCTATTTTTGGGTTGATTCACATCATACACCTATTATTTGTACAGTTTCAAATGTCTCCTGAATTGACCTTTCACTCTTCGGCTGGTACCTAAAATATTTTGTAAGCAGAGGCCAGCGAACCATCAGATGACCAGTTCATTGTGGACAGCGAAACCTCTCACTCGAAACATATTCCTAACGGTCAATGCACCGGTTGCGGGACCACCCCTAAAACCAAAGTGAAAGAAAAAACCGTTGGTTGCTGTCTCTCTCAGGCTATGGCTGCACTGACTTCTAGCGAGTTGGATGTAGAAAAGCGGGGAGAAAAACATGTAAAATGTGAGTGATATTACGCCAGAGCAATCATAAAGATGAATCACATCCTAAGTTAGGAGTCCTAACTTTGGTTGAAATCCATTtgctgtatgtatgtatgtatgtatgtatgtatgtatgtattgccAAATACAAATAAAAGTATCGGGACTCTATTCAATGATGAGCAGAAGCGGCAAGACAACTCCATCAAAACTTCCTTTCTTCAGATTCACTAACAATCCAGTCTTCCCTCAAGTGACAGATACAATATAATCGATGCCGAAACACCTGACGAGTTCTTTTAAAGATACGGCTCTGAAGAGCGACTTAATGAAGCCATGAAAGCAATACAGTCGCAAAGTGGCTGCCGGGCAAAGAAAATGCCTGCATTTATACGGAAAGTGATTGTACATCTTGCTTCCCCTCAGAGAATGTGTCAAATCCCAATGCTGGGGAATGCGGAGATTGTCTCTTCAAAAAAGAGAGAAAGGGAGGACAGCAACCCAAGAGGAAAAGGAGACCATCATCATCTGAAGGACCTTTGAATTTCTTCTAAAGTTCTTCCTTTAGTCTCAGGCACATAAAGAGAAACAAACGCCACAGTAAAAGCGCTAACAACCATATATATTGTGAAGGTACCTGTTTATGATGTAGGATAGCCAAGTCAAATAACTTAGAAAATAGAAAAAATGCATGTGTGcgctatctagagagagagagagagagagagagacctcCGGTGCTCCAAGTCAAAAGCAAATTTGCTGTCATGGTGACCACCCAAGAGCATAACCAGTTGGCAAGTGTGGCAATACTCCCAGCTAAGCCTTTAATATTGACCGGAAGAATCTGCGTTCACCAGAAGAATAACCTCAAATTTAGAGGCAACAAGATCACAATTCCTTTAATACGAAAATGAAAAGTAGCTATCTTCCCCGTGGAGGTTCTCTCCCCACACCCACACAAGATGAACAGATTCCTTTATCCTATCATTCACAACATCAGATTACTGCACAAAGTAACATCTAAGCCAGCACTTCATAAGCGGGGCTCACTAGGTTGTGTTTATTCTCTCATGAAAGTCAAGATGAAAGATCCTGGACTCTCCCTTTGCCTAAAAGGGATACTAGGAAACTTAACCTAGTCCAGCCAAAAAGGAAGGACATAAAAATTGTAGGCTgcataatttaagttcaaacttttAAACCTTCTGAGTATGCTTACAAACATGATGACTCGAGTTCCTCTTGCTTCCGTTCTTTTTGAAGAGTATTTTTTTTTGTTGACCATGAAATTATAGTTGTAGGTCATGCATGTCTGGCTCAACAAACAAACAGCAAAGTGGAACAACTTCCTTCTGTGCAAAACCAAACTGTCGTTTCAAGCGAATGATTATGCCAGTTCTAACAAGATCAGATTTGATCCGAGTGATATTACCTCTGACATTATAACCCATGGTATGGCTCCAATTCCTAGCGAGAATGCAACTACCATAGCCTGCCATGAAGACAGAGATAGGAAAGTGTTACTATGCCTCCCCACGTTTTCAATGAGCATATGGGACATGTATCTACCAGCTTCGACCATAGTGACTTACCACAACCCCAACCACTGACAAGATGCTAAAATATTATGGAGACTAGAACTCTCTGATACGGAGTCCTGTAATAATCAAGAAGAAACCCTTGATGAGAAATTTTCCAAACGCTTCTAAAGGCTATATTCTTAGGTTGAGCACAAAGAGCAAACTACAGTATTACCGTCACATAGAAGGACACTGCAACCAAAAGAAGGCTAGCAGTCATCCCAGCTGAGGAAACCTGAAATAGACAGTCATTAATCCTTTGCTAGAGCAGGAAATACCAAAAACTGAAAGGTTTGTGACATTTACAATAAGTAGAAGCCGGCGGCCTGCTTTATCCACCAACCAAGTAGTAACTCCAGTTGCAATAACCTAAAAGCCATATCATCCCTTAATCGCCTTAATCATGCCTTAGGAAGATAATCTATTATGGTTGAAATCTCCAATCACAAAATGTAAAGGCCCATTGATAGCCTACTTATGTTCTACCTGAACAGCACCGACTCCAACTGTTGCTAAATTGCTTGACGTAACCCCTATTTGAGACAGAAGCAAACACCAAGGAAATTAGAATGCGATGCTTACTGATAGGATAAGTTTTTACAGAGGAAGATACTTAACTTGCTTGCTTGAAAAACTCAACACAAACAATAAACATAGCAGACAGCCACAGGGTAGTCAGCATGGATAAACTTATTGTCTATGACCTAATTTAAAAGCTAGTTCCGCTAATAATTCTTATTCACAACGATCTGAAGAAAGGGAATGCAACATGCTTACCAGCATCTTCAAAAATGGTACTAGAATAGAATAAAACCCCATTTATCCCACTAAGCTGTTGCAGGATAAGCAAACCAATCCCAACCTGCAGATCAAATTTGTGGAAGACAATTAGCCTTCGATGCTTAACATGGCAAAAGACACGAAGGGAAAGATAAATTTCCAGAAAGTGTTTACCATCAATGGGAACCAATATCTTCTTTGTTTGAGCTCTGAAAATCGAATGGTAGTTCTTCTGCTGCTTGAGGCGACAGCTCTCTGTGAAAGACAGGTGCACCCATGCAACAAGCATTAAAGTAAATGAACTAGGTGTAGCATCAGCTTGCATGCTCAGAATGAACTCGTTTGGAAGGAGGCTACTACATCTCAAGTTTTCAATCACAACTGCAAATACAGATGAAAAATTAACTCAACACTACCTTGATCTCATTCACTTCAAGTGAAATATCAGTATCAAAGCCTCGAAGAACTTGCAAAGAAGCTTCAAATTCTTCTGTCATGCCCATTTTAGCCTGTATTTGATATATGAATCCGGAATGAGCTAAGACAAAACTTAAACTAGAATTTGCAGAATGATCTTACTGAACAGAGTTTACC
Above is a genomic segment from Rutidosis leptorrhynchoides isolate AG116_Rl617_1_P2 unplaced genomic scaffold, CSIRO_AGI_Rlap_v1 contig177, whole genome shotgun sequence containing:
- the LOC139881620 gene encoding LOW QUALITY PROTEIN: sugar transporter ERD6-like 6 (The sequence of the model RefSeq protein was modified relative to this genomic sequence to represent the inferred CDS: inserted 2 bases in 2 codons), which produces MSFREENEEGRDLRKPFLHTGSWYRMGSRQSSMLGSSQAIRESSISVVACVLIVALGPIQFGFTSGYSSPTQSAIVEDLGLTVSEFSWFGSLSNVGAMVGAIASGQIAEYIGRKGSLMIASIPNIIGWLAISFAKDSSFLYMGRLLEGFGVGIISYTVPVYIAEIAPQNMRGSLGSVNQLSVTIGIMLAYLLGLFVEWRILAVLGILPCTILIPGLFFIPEXPRWLAKMGMTEEFEASLQVLRGFDTDISLEVNEIKRAVASSSRRTTIRFSELKQRRYWFPLMVGIGLLILQQLSGINGVLFYSSTIFEDAGVTSSNLATVGVGAVQVIATGVTTWLVDKAGRRLLLIVSSAGMTASLLLVAVSFYVTDSVSESSSLHNIXSILSVVGVVAMVVAFSLGIGAIPWVIMSEILPVNIKGLAGSIATLANWLCSWVVTMTANLLLTWSTGGTFTIYMVVSAFTVAFVSLYVPETKGRTLEEIQRSFR